The Anolis carolinensis isolate JA03-04 chromosome 2, rAnoCar3.1.pri, whole genome shotgun sequence genome has a window encoding:
- the gadd45g gene encoding growth arrest and DNA damage-inducible protein GADD45 gamma, translating into MTLEEIHSQEAMPETSDSTASSATTSSRMQSAGKALQELLISSHRRGCLTAGVYESAKLMNVDPDTVAFCVLAADEEDEGDIALQIHFTLIQAFCCENDIDIVRVNDIQKLAAIVGAASEESGEPRDLHCILVTNPSEDAWKDPSLDKLNLFCEESRNVNDWVPNITLPE; encoded by the exons ATGACTCTGGAGGAAATCCACAGCCAGGAAGCGATGCCGGAGACTAGTGACAG cACGGCTAGCAGTGCCACCACCAGCAGCAGGATGCAAAGTGCTGGCAAAGCTCTTCAGGAGCTCCTGATCTCCTCTCACCGCCGTGGTTGCCTCACCGCCGGCGTCTACGAATCTGCCAAGCTGATGAATGT TGACCCTGATACTGTGGCCTTCTGTGTGCTTGCTGCCgacgaggaggacgagggagacaTTGCCCTCCAGATCCacttcaccctcatccaggcttTCTGTTGCGAGAACGACATCGACATTGTGAGAGTCAACGACATCCAGAAGTTGGCCGCGATTGTGGGTGCCGCCAGCGAGGAATCTGGGGAACCCCGGGACCTGCATTGCATCCTCGTCACG AATCCCAGTGAGGATGCCTGGAAGGATCCCTCCTTGGACAAACTGAACTTGTTTTGTGAGGAGAGTCGAAATGTCAACGACTGGGTGCCCAATATCACCCTGCCTGAGTGA